A stretch of DNA from Curtobacterium sp. MCBD17_035:
GACGACCGCGGCCGACATCTGTGACTCCTCGCTGCCGGGCGTGACCTGGACCTGCTCGCCGGCCTCGAGGAGTTCGTCGGACACGCGCTCCTGCGGCACCGCTCCGCCCTTCCGGTACGCGGGGCTGTCGGCCGGCGCCGCCCACAGCTGCTCGAGCTCCTCGTCCACCCAGAACAGCGTCAGCGACACCCCGGCCATGTCGAACGACGTGACCAGCTCGCCGACCTCGGGTTCCACGACGATCGCGCCGACGTCCGTCAGCAGGCGCTGCACGGTGCCGTAGACGACGAACAGCTCCTCGTACTTCACCGAGCCGAGTCCGTTGAGGATGGGGACGACGCGGGCGCCGTCGACGGAGACACCGTCCGGGAGCTCCTGGAGCAGGCGGCCGACGAGCAGGTCGGCGAGCTCGGCGGCGGTGGGGACGTCGGCCTCGTCGATGCCCCGCTCACCGTGGATGCCCATCCCGATCGCCATCCGCCCCTCGGGGACCGTGAACAGCGGCTCGTCGGCGCCGGGCAGCGAGCAGCCGCTGAACGCGACGCCGAAACTCCGCGTCCGGTCGTTCGCCCGCTCCGCGATCGCTGCCACGTGGTCCAGCGAGTCGCCCCGCTCGGCGGCGGCACCGGCGACCTTGAACACGCACAGGTCCCCCGCGATGCCGCGACGCTTGTGCTGCTCGTCGGCCGACGCGGAGGCGATGTCGTCCGTCACGCGGACCGTGCGGACGTCGATGCCGGCCTCGGTCAGGGCGCGCGCCGCGGCATCGAAGTTGAGCGCGTCACCGGCGTAGTTGCCGTAGGACAGCAGCACCCCGCCACGGTGGTGCGCCGCCGTCGCGACCGCGGTGACCTGCTGTGCCGACGGCGACGCGAACAGGTTGCCCATCGCCGCGCCGGCCGCGAGGCCGTGCCCGACGAGTCCGCCGAACGCCGGGTAGTGCCCCGAGCCGCCACCGATCACCAGGGCCACCGTGCCCTCAGGGCTGGTGGTCGCACGAGTGACCCCGCCGCGGACCTTCCGGACCCACCGCCGGTTCGCCGCGACGAACCCGTCGACCATCTCGTCCGCGAAGTCCGCCGGGTCGTTGAACAGGCGGGTCATGGTGTCGCTCCTTCGATCGGGTGGTGCGGCTGGCCGGTCACGGTCGCGCGACCGGCGTGGACGTTGGAGGGGCCGTGCACCGGCACGCGGCGGGCAGGTCCCGGCGGTGAGGCCGAGGTCGACTCCGCTGTAGCGTCGTTGCATCGGGTTCGAGGAGAGGGGGCGTCGTGGCGCTGACGAGCCGTGACATCGCGCGGGCCGCGGGCGTGTCGCAGGCGACCGTGTCGCGGGTGCTCAACGGCAGCCCGAGCGTCTCGGACCAGACCCGTGAGCGCGTCCTCGGTGCCATGCGCGACGTCGGCTACGTGCCCAACGCGCAGGCCAAGGCGATGCGCACGGCGCGGGCGGGCGCGATCGGGATCGTCACGAGCGAGATCCAGAACCCGTACCTGCCGTACCTGCTCGACGAGTTGACGCGGATCGCGCGCGAGATGAACGTCAACGTCGTGGTGTGGAACGACGACGATCCGGCGATGCCGCTCGCGACCGCCGGCGTCGGCGCCGGCACCGTCGACGGCGTGCTCTTCACCGCCGCGAAGCAGCAGACGCTCGGCATCGACCGCCTGGTGGAACGCGGCGTTCCGGTGCTGCTCTGCAACCGGGCCGACCTCGAGTCGACCGCCGACATCGTCATGACGGATCACTTCGGGACCGGCGTCCGTGCGGCGGAGTTCCTGCTCGAACGCGGTCGGTCGCACATCGCCGCGATCTTCGGCCCGTCGGACACGTTCGCGAGCCCGGCGCGTGAGGCCGGGTTCCGACAGGCGTTGCGGGCCGCCGGGGTGGAGATCCGGGCCGAGCAGACCACGAGGGGCACGACCACGTACGACACGGGGAACCGCGCGGCGCGCGAGTTGCTCGCGCACGGCGTTCCGGACGCGGTCTTCTGCTCCTCGGACATCATCGCGTACGGCGCGATGGACGCCCTCCGCGCGGCCGAGGTCGCCGTCCCCGAGCGGACGTGGGTGCTCGGCATCGACGGGCTCCCGATGTCGGCGTGGGGTGCGTTCGACCTCACGACGTTCGAACAGGACATCACGAGCATCGCGCGCGCGTCCGTGCAACGACTCCTGGACCGCATCGCCGGGGACACGTCGGAGCCGGTGCACACGCTGGTGCCCGCTCGGCTCGTCGAGCGCGGGTCGACCGGGGCCCGCTGACCGGGAGGCACGGTGTCCGCCCGGTCCGCCGGGTGTCGGCTGCGAGGGCGCGACGAGCGGGGGGTGCGCGCCGAGGTGTGGAGCGCCCCGGTCGTGGGTCTCGGCCATGGGCCCTCCTCGGACTCGTCGGTCGTCGCGTCGGATCAGTGCGCCGTGGCGGCGACCGTCTCGGCTCCCCCGACGGTTGCCGCGCCGTCGACGGGCCCGTTCGGCAGGATGAGGACCTTGTTGGCGTCGCCGGTGAGGAGGTCGATCGCGGGGCCGA
This window harbors:
- a CDS encoding LacI family DNA-binding transcriptional regulator, with the translated sequence MALTSRDIARAAGVSQATVSRVLNGSPSVSDQTRERVLGAMRDVGYVPNAQAKAMRTARAGAIGIVTSEIQNPYLPYLLDELTRIAREMNVNVVVWNDDDPAMPLATAGVGAGTVDGVLFTAAKQQTLGIDRLVERGVPVLLCNRADLESTADIVMTDHFGTGVRAAEFLLERGRSHIAAIFGPSDTFASPAREAGFRQALRAAGVEIRAEQTTRGTTTYDTGNRAARELLAHGVPDAVFCSSDIIAYGAMDALRAAEVAVPERTWVLGIDGLPMSAWGAFDLTTFEQDITSIARASVQRLLDRIAGDTSEPVHTLVPARLVERGSTGAR
- a CDS encoding dihydroxyacetone kinase family protein; the protein is MTRLFNDPADFADEMVDGFVAANRRWVRKVRGGVTRATTSPEGTVALVIGGGSGHYPAFGGLVGHGLAAGAAMGNLFASPSAQQVTAVATAAHHRGGVLLSYGNYAGDALNFDAAARALTEAGIDVRTVRVTDDIASASADEQHKRRGIAGDLCVFKVAGAAAERGDSLDHVAAIAERANDRTRSFGVAFSGCSLPGADEPLFTVPEGRMAIGMGIHGERGIDEADVPTAAELADLLVGRLLQELPDGVSVDGARVVPILNGLGSVKYEELFVVYGTVQRLLTDVGAIVVEPEVGELVTSFDMAGVSLTLFWVDEELEQLWAAPADSPAYRKGGAVPQERVSDELLEAGEQVQVTPGSEESQMSAAVVTDAITAIRATIDEHAVRLGEIDSVAGDGDHGIGMRRGSHAAHVAAQDAAARGAGAGSVLRIAGDAWSDEAGGTSGAIWGAALEALGRVLGDESRPSAADVAAAVHAANEAVLAFGAVVGDKTMVDALVPFDTVLTGRVDAGDDLVTAWTAASAAAQEAADGTAALLPKMGRARTHAEHAVGTPDAGAISFALITAAVLAALPTKQKEGHHG